A genome region from Halobacteriovoraceae bacterium includes the following:
- a CDS encoding Sua5/YciO/YrdC/YwlC family protein produces the protein MGNDKRNLNKIVIYPTDTVWGIGASVFDKIAQESIAKIKKTEISKPNSVLFYNSAHLLCYLSHVPSILTEIINKKQFELGLSVLIKKDNFKSIHKYIPETTDFVSIRILEYAPIRNLINDYFCGHPITTTSLNFHGENPIIQEAQAIEFQKKFQEETFLFPIPKLIPYGLPSTIIKIDDNESIQVIREGQNFKKILREYGL, from the coding sequence ATGGGCAATGATAAAAGAAATCTCAATAAAATTGTAATCTACCCAACTGATACCGTATGGGGAATCGGTGCGAGTGTATTTGATAAAATAGCACAAGAATCAATAGCAAAAATTAAAAAAACTGAAATCTCTAAACCAAATTCAGTGCTTTTCTATAATTCAGCTCACCTTTTATGCTATCTATCTCATGTTCCAAGTATTCTAACTGAAATCATTAATAAAAAACAATTTGAATTAGGATTAAGTGTTCTAATCAAAAAAGATAATTTCAAATCAATTCATAAATATATTCCAGAGACTACTGATTTTGTTTCCATCAGAATTCTTGAGTACGCACCCATTCGCAATCTGATCAATGATTATTTCTGTGGACATCCAATTACAACAACAAGCTTAAATTTTCATGGTGAAAATCCTATCATTCAAGAAGCACAGGCCATCGAATTTCAAAAGAAATTTCAAGAGGAAACTTTTTTATTTCCCATTCCCAAACTAATTCCTTATGGTTTGCCATCAACAATAATTAAAATTGATGATAATGAATCTATTCAAGTCATACGGGAAGGGCAGAATTTTAAAAAAATTCTTAGAGAATATGGACTATAG
- a CDS encoding methyltransferase: protein MIQIKNVLDFCCGNGIIGIEMARSYKGNSIESITFLEKQTEFSEHLNLNLKFLDSSIRVNVVFNDFKDFLTNEKFDLILSNPPFFREGHGRACDNLKKHLCRHQVNFTDDDLISFVRSHLSHTGVGYLILPRALLDKKIEVHPIGKMFINCISV, encoded by the coding sequence ATGATACAAATTAAAAATGTCCTTGATTTTTGCTGTGGTAACGGAATTATTGGCATAGAAATGGCCAGAAGTTATAAAGGTAACTCTATTGAAAGTATAACTTTTTTAGAAAAACAAACTGAATTTTCTGAGCATCTAAATTTAAATTTAAAATTTTTAGATTCGAGTATTAGAGTAAATGTAGTATTCAACGACTTCAAAGATTTTTTAACAAATGAAAAATTTGATTTAATTCTTAGCAATCCTCCCTTCTTTAGAGAAGGACATGGCAGAGCTTGTGACAATCTAAAGAAACATCTTTGCAGACATCAAGTTAATTTTACCGATGATGATCTCATTTCGTTTGTTAGATCCCATCTCAGTCATACAGGAGTTGGTTATCTGATATTACCTAGAGCTTTATTGGATAAAAAAATTGAGGTTCACCCGATAGGAAAAATGTTTATCAATTGTATTTCTGTCTGA
- a CDS encoding DUF721 domain-containing protein, with protein MKRISDTFSQNEFFDFFFLIERWDEIVGPRNAAHTLPLKNEFKTLVILCNHSVFAQQLALLEREILSQIYKKFPKLSKSINRLKFQYNPAFFESRKALINKRIKKKEIIPQRDHLFSPKRMSLEKQAKELFKDLEDDEVKESLISIYIQKNIDC; from the coding sequence ATGAAAAGAATTTCAGACACATTTAGTCAAAACGAATTTTTCGACTTTTTTTTTCTTATAGAGAGATGGGATGAGATTGTTGGACCTAGAAATGCTGCTCATACACTTCCTTTAAAAAATGAATTTAAAACATTAGTTATTTTATGCAATCATAGCGTATTTGCTCAACAATTAGCGCTCTTGGAAAGGGAAATTCTTTCACAAATTTACAAAAAATTTCCAAAACTTTCCAAAAGTATCAATCGATTAAAGTTTCAGTATAATCCAGCTTTTTTTGAAAGTCGTAAGGCCCTTATAAATAAGAGAATAAAGAAGAAAGAAATTATTCCACAGAGAGATCATTTGTTCTCTCCTAAAAGAATGAGTTTGGAAAAACAGGCAAAAGAGTTGTTTAAAGATCTTGAAGATGATGAAGTCAAAGAATCGCTAATAAGTATTTATATCCAAAAAAATATAGATTGCTAA
- the rpsT gene encoding 30S ribosomal protein S20, with product MANHKSAKKRSKQTISKTARNRSRLSEARSAIKKLRTAISENDKSKATGLLTEAQSLLSKMVSAGILKANNAARKTSRLTSQVNKI from the coding sequence GTGGCAAACCACAAGTCTGCGAAAAAAAGATCAAAACAAACTATTAGTAAAACTGCTAGAAACAGAAGTAGATTATCTGAAGCTAGATCTGCAATTAAAAAACTTAGAACTGCGATAAGTGAAAATGATAAATCGAAGGCAACAGGCCTATTGACTGAGGCGCAATCGCTTCTTTCAAAAATGGTTAGTGCTGGAATTCTCAAGGCAAATAATGCTGCAAGAAAGACTTCTAGACTAACTTCTCAAGTTAATAAAATTTAA